The genome window GGTCTGCTGCTGCAGGGCCAGACGAAGACCTTCCAGGACCAGGAGCGGGTCGACCTCGTCCTCGGGGACGCCGGCTCGATCGAACTCTTCGTGAACGGCAAGAAGGTCGAGGACAAGTTCCAGCCCGGCCAGGTCGAGCGGCTCTCGTACACGAAGGGCGACCCGGCGGTCGGCTGATCCGTACACGCACCGTCTCCCCAGGCGGCATCGACAACATGGCGAGCGCCCGGCAACTCCGCCGGGCGCTCGCCGCATTTGTTACTCGGTGTAACGGTGGAACCCTGCGCGGCAGGGCGAGTGCCGGGACAAAGTAGTCTTGAGCCCATGCCCGAACGCCGTACCGTCGCCCTTGTCACTCTTGGCTGCGCCCGTAACGAGGTGGACTCGGAGGAGCTCGCAGGCCGCTTGGCAGCGGACGGCTGGGAGCTCGTCCAGGACGCCTCCGACGCGGATGTCGCCGTCGTCAACACCTGTGGATTCGTCGAGGCCGCCAAGAAGGACTCCGTCGACGCCCTGCTCGAAGCCAATGACCTGAAGGACCACGGCCGGACCCAGGCCGTGGTCGCCGTCGGCTGCATGGCCGAGCGCTACGGGAAGGACCTCGCCGAGGCCCTGCCCGAGGCGGACGGTGTCCTCGGCTTCGACGACTACGCCGATATCTCCGACCGCCTCCAGACCATCCTCAACGGCGGTATCCACGCCTCCCACACCCCGCGCGACCGCCGCAAGCTGCTGCCTATCAGCCCGGCCGAGCGGCAGGACGCGGTCGTGTCCCTGCCGGGGCACGCCCAGGAGGCCGAGCCGGCCCCCGCGCCCGAGGACCTCCCCGACGGTGTCGCGCCGGTCTCCGGGCCGCGGGCGCCGCTGCGCCGGCGGCTGGGCACCAGCCCCGTCGCCTCGGTGAAGCTCGCCTCCGGCTGCGACCGCCGCTGCTCCTTCTGCGCCATCCCGTCCTTCCGCGGATCCTTCATCTCGCGGCGCCCCTCGGACGTGCTGCAGGAGACCCGCTGGCTGGCCGAGCAGGGCGTCAAGGAGGTCATGCTGGTCTCCGAGAACAACACCTCGTACGGCAAGGACCTGGGCGACATCCGGCTGCTGGAGACGCTGCTGCCGGAGCTCGCCGACGTCGAGGGCATCGAGCGGATCCGGGTCAGCTACCTCCAGCCGGCCGAAATGCGGCCCGGCCTCATCGACGTACTGACCTCGACGCCGAAGGTCGCGCCGTACTTCGACCTGTCCTTCCAGCACTCGGCCCCCGGCGTGCTGCGGGCGATGCGCCGCTTCGGCGACACCGACCGCTTCCTGGAGCTGCTGGACACCATCCGCAGCAAGGCGCCGCAGGCCGGTGCCCGCTCCAACTTCATCGTGGGCTTCCCCGGTGAGACCGAGGCCGACCTCGCGGAGCTGGAACGCTTCCTCACCGGCGCCCGGCTCGACGCCATCGGTGTCTTCGGCTACTCCGACGAGGAGGGCACCGAGGCCGTCGGCTACGAGAACAAGCTGGACGCCGACGTCATCGCCGAGCGGCTCGCGCACATCTCGCAGCTGGCCGAGGAGCTGACCTCGCAGCGTGCCGAGGAGCGCCTGGGCGAGTCTCTCCAGGTGCTCGTCGAGTCCGTGGACGACGAGGACGGCGCGGTGGGGCGTGCGGCGCACCAGGCACCCGAAACGGACGGCCAGGTGCTGTTCACCACACGCGAGGGCCTCGTACCCGGCCTTATGGTCGAGGCAAAGGTTGTGGGCACCGAAGGAGTGGATCTGGTGGCCGAGTGTGCCGAACTCGTGGAGGCGGCCAGATGACGGGAGTCCCGGCATCCGCGGCAGGCGGCTCCGGCGCGAAGCCGGTCCGCGGCGGCAAGCTGGGCACTGCGGCCGTCAATCAGGCCAGCCTGTGGAACATCGCCAATCTGCTCACCATGCTGCGGCTGGTGCTGGTGCCCGGCTTCGTGCTGCTGCTGCTGCACAACGGCGGGTACGACCCGGTCTGGCGGTCGTTCGCCTGGGCGGCCTTCGCCGTCGCCATGATCACAGATCTGTTCGACGGTCATCTGGCGCGCACCTACAACCTGGTCACCGACTTCGGGAAGATCGCCGACCCCATCGCGGACAAGGCGATCATGGGCGCGGCGCTGATCTGTCTCTCGTATCTCGGCGATCTGCCCTGGTGGGTCACGGGCGTGATCCTCTTCCGCGAGATCGGCATCACGCTGATGCGCTTCTGGGTGATACGGCATGCGGTGATTCCGGCCAGTCGTGGCGGGAAGATGAAGACTCTGGCGCAGGGGACGGCCGTCGGGATGTACGTCCTGGCGCTGACCGGCCCGCTGGCCACTCTGCGCTTCTGGGTGATGGCGGTGGCCGTCGTGCTGACGGTCGTCACCGGGCTCGACTATGTGCGTCAGGCCGTCGTACTGCGTCGCAAGGGGCTCGCGGCCGAACGGGCCGCCGCAGCGGCGGCCGCAGGGGGCCCGGGACCGGTCCCCGGCGCCACGGGAAGCCGTGATTCGGCGGAGGCCGAGCGGTGACCGCCGCGGCCAGGGTGCTGGAGCTGCTCGTGGAGCGGGGGGAGACTCTTGCCGTCGCCGAGTCGCTGACCGGCGGTCTGGTCGCGGCGGAGCTGACTTCCGTGCCGGGTGCCTCGCAGTCCTTCCGGGGCTCCGTGACGGCGTACGCGACGCCCCTGAAGCGGGATGTCCTGGGTGTGGACGGCGTTCTGCTGACGCAGCGCGGTGCGGTCGACCCGGAGGTGGCGCGGCAGATGGCAGCCGGTGTGCGCCGCGTTCTCGGGGCGGACTGGGGCATGGCCACCACCGGGGTCGCGGGCCCCGAACCGCAGGACGGCAAGGCCGTAGGCACGGTCTACGTCGCGGTCGCCGGACCGGACGGCGTGGAGAATATGGCCGAGCTGAGGTTGAACGGCGGACGGGCGGACATCCGCAGAGAAAGCGTACGGAGCGTGCTCGAGCTGCTCTCCGCCGAACTCGGCAAGAATGCAAGGGCACAGGATACGGAACAGAACGGGGGGAATTGATGTTTGCAGCCCTGAGTGAACACGACATCGCTCCCCGCACGGCCGCGGCGCGAGGCGGTACGGTGGGGCGTGAAGGATGCGGCTACGCGGTCCGAGGAGGGAGCCACCGATGATTCTGCTCCGTCGCCTGCTTGGTGACGTGCTGCGTCGGCAGCGCCAGCGCCAAGGCCGTACTCTGCGCGAAGTCTCCTCGTCCGCCCGAGTCTCGCTCGGCTATCTCTCCGAGGTGGAGCGGGGGCAGAAGGAGGCATCCTCCGAGCTGCTCTCCGCCATTTGCGACGCGCTTGACGTACGGATGTCCGAGCTCATGCGTGAAGTGAGCGATGAGCTGTCGCTGGCCGAACTGGCCGAGTCGGCAGCAGCCAGTGATCCGGTGCCTGTACCGGTCCGGCCAATGCTCAATTCCGTCTCCGTGACGTCGGTGGCAGGTGTGCCGACGGGACGGGTGACCATCAAGGCGCCCGCGGAAGCGGTGGATGTCGTCGCCGCCTGACCCGCGTGGTCCGGTGTGAAACCGAGCCCCGGTCGTCCCCCTTGCGGGGGCGGTCGGGGCTTCTGCATGTTCCGAGGGAGGAGAGACGGACGGGGTGTTCCGGCGGCGGGCTCGGGCGGCAGTCACAGGGGTCGGCTGAGGCGGCCTGTTCGGGCGGCGGCCCAGACGGTTCTCGAATGACCGTTTTATGTGCTTTGTGTCATGGTGGGTGGTGCCGAACGGGAGAGTTGTTCCCCTACCCGAAGGAGTCACAGTGGTTGACGAAGGCGCCAAGGACAAGATCAAGGGCAAGGCCAAGGAAGCCATGGGCAAGATGACCGGCGACCGGCGCAAGGAGGCCGAGGGCAAGATGGACCAGGCCAAGGGCCGAGCCAAGGGCACCATGAGCGGCGCCCAGGAGCGCGCGGAGGACATGAAGGACTCTCTGCGCCCCGACGACGAGCGCTGACCGCGTACACCGAGCCCCCACCCGAAACGGTGGGGGCTCGGTGGTGCCGCGGTACCGTCCGTTCTGGATGCGGCCCGAGCCCGGCCGGGCGAGACTGCGGAGAGCGGAACGTCGGCCGGTGGGATCGCGTCGTGATCGCGCATTCCGGTCCCGCGCCGGAGAGCCTCCGGCCGGAGCGGGGTCACGGTCCGGCACGCCGTGCCCGGGAGTTCCGGGCGAGAGCGCGCAATCGTCCGCGGCTGTGCACATCGCGCCGGTGGTGCGCCGATGCGCCCTCCCGCCGGGCGAGCGCGCCGCACTAGGTTCGGCCGGAGGAGGCAGCCATGGTACGGCGATGGGTGCCGGCGCTCGTTCTCGGCGGGGTGTGGTGGTGGGCCGTGCTGCGGCTCGTGCTGGAGCCGGCTCATGCCGGGTTTGTCGAGGGTGCGGTGGCGGCGGGTGGATGGGGGCTGAGCCTGCTGCCCGTCCATGTGGCGGCGACCGCCGGGTCGGCGGGGGCGGGCGGTCGCGGTGCGAAGGCGGGCGGAGGGGGTGTGCGAGCGGGCGTGGCCCGGTGGTCGGCTGTCGGGGAGCGGTGGGCGGGCCGCTGGTTCGATGTCGGAGCCCGGTGGGTGGAGCGGGGGCTGCGGGCTACCAGGGCATGGCTACGCCGCCGTTCGGGCGGAGGATCTGGCCGGTCATGAAGGCCGACGCGTCGGAAGCGAGATGGAGCACGGTGTGGGCCACGTCCTCGGGTTCGCCCACTCGCCCGAGCGGGGAGATCCGCGCCATCGTGGCCTCCACCCGGTGCTGCCGGTCCGCGTCGTGGCGGGTGGTCATGGGCGTGCGAATCCAGCCCGGGGCGACGGCGTTGACGCGGATGGCGTGCGGCCCCAGTTCGGTCGCCAGCGTCTTCGTCAGCTGGACGACCGCGGCCTTGGCCGCGCTGTAGCAGAGCAGCCCCGGGCCGGCGGAGTCGACCGCTCCCGAGGCCATGGTGATCAGTGAGCCGGGGGCGCCGCGCGCGATCATGCTGCGGGCCACTTCCTGACAGGCGTACAGCACGCCCTTGAAATTGACCGCGAGAACGCGGTCGAGATCCTCGTCCGTGGTCTCCAGGACGCTGCTCGAATGCATGATTCCGGCGACGGCGGCCAGGATGTCGAGGTCGCCGGCGGCGGCCACCGCGGCCTCGACCCGACTGCGGTCGGTGACATCGAGGCCGTGGATGCGGGATGCGCCACCCGCCTCGGTGATCAGCTCCCGGGTTTCCAGCAGGCCCTTCTCGTCCAGGTCGGCGCAGTGCACGGTGGCGCCCGCGGCCGCGAGCAGGATGGCGCAGGCTCGGCCGATGCCGCCTGCCGCGCCGGTGACGAACGCGGAGCGGCCCGTGAGGTCGTACGCGGTGAGGGGCATGACCGGACGGTACGACTGGATCTGACGGATCGTCAACTGGTGTGGGGGCCTGACTGGCAGCGCGGACACCAGTAGGTGGGGCGGGTGTCCTGATCCGCGGAGCGGATGGGAGTGCCGCAGCGCAGGCAGGGGCGGTCGGCCCTGCCGTAGACCCAGAGCCGTTCTTTCGGGCCGTACCCACGCGGGGCCGTGCTCGTGGTCGTGCGCATCGGGCGGTCGCGGTTGGCTTCGAGCAGCTGTTTGGCTGTCGTGACCAGGCGGGCGGCGGTGGGGGCGGCCAGGTCGCCGACGGGGAGCCAGGGGGTGGCGCGGGCCAGGAAGCAGAGCTCGGCCTTGTAGATGTTGCCGATTCCGGCCAGGTTGCGCTGGTCCAGCAGGGCTTCGCCGAGGGGACGGTCGGGGGCCGCGAGCAGATTGTGCAGAGCGGTGTCGGGGTCCCAGTCCGGGCCCAGCAGATCGGGGCCGAGATGACCGACCGCCTTCTCCTCGTCCCGGGTGCGGAGGAGTTCGAGGACCGGCAGCCGGTAGCCGACGGCGGTGTGCTCCGCGTTGGCGAGGACGGCACGGATCTGGTGGGCGGGGCCACCGCGCCAGCGCTCGCCCGTGGCGTAGACGCGCCAGGCACCGTCCATCCGAAGGTGGCTGTGAAGGGTGAGGCCGCCCTCGATACGAGTGAGGAGATGCTTGCCGCGCGAGATGACGTCCAGAACCGTCCGGCCGGTGAGGTCGGTGGTGGCGAACCGGGGCACGCGCAGGTCGGAGCGGGTGAGGACCTGACCGGCGAGTGCGGTGTGCAGACGTTTGGCCGTCTGCAGGACGGTATCTCCTTCGGGCATGCCTCCATGATGCGGGGCGAGGAGGGGGTGTGGGCTGGTGTGCGTGGTGTGGGGGTGCGCGGTGCGGCGTACGAGGAGTGGGGTGCGCCGGTGGTTCAGGCGCGCAGGCGGAGCCCCCTCGGAGTGGCGAGGAAGCCGGCCGCCTCCAGCGTGCGGCCGAGCGGGGAGGTCAGGGACGGTGCGCCGTTGGTGCGCTCCACCGTTACCGTGCCGAGCGCCCCCGCGCGGGCGGCCGCCGCCAGTGCTCCCGCTGCCGCGAGGAGAGCGGGGTCGTCCGGGTCGGTGGGCCAGGCCAGCAGCGTCTTGCCGCCGCGCTCCATGTACATCGCCAGCTCGCCGTCGACCAGCACCACCAGGGCGCCCGCCTTGCGGCCGGGTTTGTGCCCGGCCCCGTCCGGCGGCTCGGGCCAGGGCAGGGCCGCGCCGTAGGCATTGGCCGGGTCCGCCGCGGCGAGGACCAGGGCGCGGGGCGCGGCGCCCGGCTCCGCACGGTCGCGGGCGGTGGATGTGGCACGCAGCCGGTCCACCGCGCCGTCCATCGCGAACTGTGCCGCTCCCAGCCCTTCGACCACGTAGCCGCGCCGGGCCTGCCCGTTGTCCTCGAAGGCGGACAGGATGCGGTACGTCGCGGAGAAGCCGCCTTCGACGCCCTCGGCCTGGACCGCGCCGCGGGTCACCACTCCGTGGCGGTCCAGGAGTGTGCGGGCCAGGGCATGGGCACGGTGTGTGGGGTCGGGTTCGGTGGCGGGCAGCAGGGACCAGCGGCCCGAGACGGTGGGCGGGCCGGTGCGGGACGCGGGCCGGGCGGCGGCGGTGAGCGAGCCGTAACGCCCGCGCGGGACACTGCGTCTGGCGCGGTGGGCGGTCGACCCCGCCGTACGACCGGAGCCGAGGAGCGAGCGCAGCGGGGCGAGCGTGTCATTGGTGAGCCGGCCCGACCAGGCCAGCTCCCAGACGGCATCGGCCAGTTGTGGATCGGTGCAGTCCGGATGTGTGGTGGCGCGGACCTGATCGGCGATCTGCCGGAAGAACAGCCCGTACCCGCCGCTCAGGGTGGTCAGGACGGATTCGTGCAACGCGCTGAGCTCCAGCGGGTGCGGGGGAGGGAGGAGCAGGGGTGCGCTGTCGGCGAGATAGAGGGACAACCAGCCGTCCTTGCCCGGGAGGGCGCCGGCGCCGGCCCAGACGACCTCGCCGGTGGTGGTCAGCTCGTCGAGCAGCGCGGGGGTGTAGCCCGTGACCCGGCCCGGCAGGATCAGCTTCTCCAGCGCCGACGCCGGGACGGGCGCGCCCTGCAACTGCTCGATGGCGCGGGCCAGTCCGTCGATTCCGCGCAGGCTGTTGCTGCCCAGGTGCTGCCACTGGGGAAGGAAGCCGGCGAGTGCGGCGGGCGGGACCGGCTCCAGCTCGTGGCGGAGCGCGGCGAGCGAACGGCGGCGCAGCCGGCGCAACACGGTGGCGTCGCACCACTCCTGGCCGATACCGGCAGGATGGAACTCGCCCTGGACGGTCCGGCCGGACGCGGAGAGCCGTTGCAGCGCCCCGTCCGTGACAGCGGTGCCGAGGCCGAAACGGGTTGCGGCCTCGGTGGAGGTGAACGGGCCGTGCGTACGGGCGTACCGGCCGAGGAGATCGCCCAGGGGGTCCTTCACCGGTTCGGTGAACGCCTCGGGGACGCCGACCGGGAGGGCGGTGCCCAAGGCGTCCCGCAGGCGGCCCGCGTCCTCGATCGCGGCCCAGTGGTCCGCGCCGCCGATCCGGACCCGGATGGCCCGGCGGGCCGCGGACAGCTCCGGCGCCCATGACGGGCGGGCGCCGCGCTCCGCCAACTCCTCGTCGGTGAGCGGGCCGAGGACCCGCAGGAGGTCGGCGACGCCTTCGACGTCCTTGATCCGGCGGTCCTCGGTCAGCCACTGGAGCTCCTGCTCCAGCTCGGTCAGGACATCGGCGTCGAGCAGCTCGCGCAGCTCCGCCTGACCGAGGAGCTCCGCCAGCAGATGGGAGTCGAGGGAGAGGGCTGCGGCCCGCCGTTCGGCCAGGGGCGAGTCGCCCTCGTACAGGAACTGGGCGACGTAGCCGAACAGGAGCGAGCGCGCGAAGGGCGAGGGCTCGGGGGTGGTCACCTCCACCAGCCGGACACGGCGTGCTTCGAGATCGCCCATGACTTCCGTGAGCCCGGGGACGTCGAAGACGTCCTGGAGGCATTCGCGGACCGCTTCCAGGACGATCGGGAAGGAGCCGAACTCCGACGCCACCTGGAGAAGCTGCGCGGCACGCTGGCGCTGCTGCCACAGCGGGGTGCGCTTGCCGGGGCTGCGACGCGGGAGCAGCAGGGCGCGGGCCGCGCACTCGCGGAACCGGGAGGCGAACAGCGCCGAACCGCCGACCTGGTCGGTGACGATCTGGCCGATCTCGCCCTGATCGAACGTCACGTCCGCCGCGCCGATGGGTGGTTGTTCGCTGTCGTACGAGGGGCCCGGCAGCGGTGCCGGGTCCTGGGCCGGGGTCTGGGTGAGGTCCTGCGCGGGATCGAAGTCCAGGAGGTCCAGACCCATCAGGTCGGCGTCGGGCAGCCGCAGCACGATGCCGTCGTCGGCATGCATCACCTGGGCGTCCATGCCGTACCGCTCGGAGAGGCGGGCGCTCAGCGCCAGCGCCCACGGCGCGTGCACCTGCGCGCCGAACGGGGAATGGACCACGACCCGCCAGTCACCCAGCTCGTCACGGAAACGTTCGACGAGGATGGTCCGGTCGTCCGGCACATGGCCGCAGGCGCGGCGCTGTTCGTCGATGTACGACAGGGTGTTGTCGGCGGCCCAGGTGTCGAGACCGGCGGCGAGCAGACGCTCCCGGGCTTCCTCCGGCGACAGTCCGCCGATCTCGCGGAGAAACGCCCCGAGCGCGCGCCCCAGCTCCAGCGGGCGGCCCAGCTGGTCGCCCTTCCAGAACGGCAGCCGGCCGGGAACGCCGGGGGCGGGCGAAACCAGGACCCGGTCGCGGGTGATGTCCTCGATCCGCCAGGACGTGGTGCCGAGGGTGAAGACATCGCCGACCCGGGACTCGTACACCATCTCCTCGTCGAGTTCACCGACCCGGCCGCCGCCCTTCTTGGGGTCGGCTCCCGCGAGGAAGACCCCGAAGAGCCCCCGGTCGGGGATCGTTCCCCCGGAGGTGACGGCGAGCCGCTGTGCCCCCGGGCGGCCGGTGACCGTACCGGCCACCCGGTCCCAGACCACACGCGGGCGCAGCTCGGCGAAGGCGTCGGAGGGGTAGCGGCCGGCGAGCATGTCCAGCACGGCGGTGAACGCGGACTCGGGCAGGGAGGCGAAGGGCGCGGCGCGGCGGAACACCGCCAGCAGGTCGTCCACCTGCCAGCTGTCCAGAGCGACCATGGCGACCAACTGCTGGGCCAGCACGTCCAGCGGGTTGGACGGGACCCGGAGCGCCTCGATGGAACCCTCGCGCATCCGCTCGGTGACCACGGCAGCCTGCACCAGATCGCCCCGGTACTTGGGGAAGACCACTCCGGTGGAGACCGCGCCGACCTGGTGTCCGGCCCGGCCGACCCGTTGCAGGCCGGAGGCGACCGACGGCGGCGACTCCACCTGGATCACGAGGTCGACCGCTCCCATGTCGATGCCCAGCTCCAGACTGGAGGTGGCGACGACGGCCGGCAGCCGGCCCGCCTTGAGGTCCTCCTCCACCTGGGCGCGCTGTTCCTTGGAGACCGAACCGTGGTGGGCGCGGGCGAGCAGCGCGGGGGCGCCCTTCGCCGTACCGGACTCGGCCATGATCTCGGCGGGGGAGTGGGACTCGGCGATCGTCTCGCCGGTGAGCCGCTCGTACGCGATCTCGTTGAGGCGGTTGCACAGCCGCTCGGCGAGGCGGCGGGAATTGGCGAAGACGATGGTGGAGCGATGCTGCTGGACGAGGTCGACGATCCGCTCCTCGACGTGGGGCCAGATCGACGGCTTGTCCGCCTGGCCGGCCTGGTCGGTGTCGGTGGCGGGGGAGCCGCCGAGCTCACCCAGATCCTCGACCGGCACGACCACCGACAGGTCGAACCGCTTGGTGGACGGCGGCTGGACGATCTCCACCTTGCGCCGGGGCGAGAGGAAGCGCGCCACCTCGTCGACCGGACGGACCGTCGCCGACAGGCCGATCCGCCGTGCGGGACACGGCAGCAGCTCGTCCAGACGCTCCAGCGACACCGCGAGATGGGCGCCCCGCTTCGTGCCCGCGACGGCGTGGACCTCGTCGAGAATCACCGTCTCGACACCGGACAGCGCCTCCCGGGCGGAGGAGGTCAGCATCAGGAACAGCGATTCGGGCGTGGTGATCAGGATGTCCGGCGGCCGGGTCGCCATCGAGCGGCGCTCGGCGGGCGGGGTGTCGCCGGAACGGATTCCCACCCGGACCTCGGGCTCGGGCAGCCCCAGGCGCACCGACTCCTGGCGGATGCCGGTCAGCGGGGAGCGGAGGTTGCGCTCGACATCGACCGCGAGTGCCTTGAGGGGCGACACGTACAGCACGCGGCAGCGCTTCTTCGCCTCGGCGGGCGGCGGGACGGATGCCAGAGTGTCCAGCGCGGCGAGAAACGCGGCGAGGGTCTTGCCGGAACCGGTCGGTGCGACGACGAGCACGTCCGAACCCTCGCCGATCGCGCGCCATGCACCCTCCTGCGCCGCGGTGGGCGCACTGAAGGCACCCGCGAACCAGCCGCGGGTCGCGGGTGAGAACGAATCGAGCGCAGAGCCGACCATGTCCCCCATCGTGCACCCCGCCACTGACAACGGC of Streptomyces sp. NBC_01363 contains these proteins:
- a CDS encoding SDR family NAD(P)-dependent oxidoreductase; protein product: MPLTAYDLTGRSAFVTGAAGGIGRACAILLAAAGATVHCADLDEKGLLETRELITEAGGASRIHGLDVTDRSRVEAAVAAAGDLDILAAVAGIMHSSSVLETTDEDLDRVLAVNFKGVLYACQEVARSMIARGAPGSLITMASGAVDSAGPGLLCYSAAKAAVVQLTKTLATELGPHAIRVNAVAPGWIRTPMTTRHDADRQHRVEATMARISPLGRVGEPEDVAHTVLHLASDASAFMTGQILRPNGGVAMPW
- a CDS encoding CinA family protein, which produces MTAAARVLELLVERGETLAVAESLTGGLVAAELTSVPGASQSFRGSVTAYATPLKRDVLGVDGVLLTQRGAVDPEVARQMAAGVRRVLGADWGMATTGVAGPEPQDGKAVGTVYVAVAGPDGVENMAELRLNGGRADIRRESVRSVLELLSAELGKNARAQDTEQNGGN
- a CDS encoding helix-turn-helix domain-containing protein, which gives rise to MILLRRLLGDVLRRQRQRQGRTLREVSSSARVSLGYLSEVERGQKEASSELLSAICDALDVRMSELMREVSDELSLAELAESAAASDPVPVPVRPMLNSVSVTSVAGVPTGRVTIKAPAEAVDVVAA
- a CDS encoding CsbD family protein; this encodes MVDEGAKDKIKGKAKEAMGKMTGDRRKEAEGKMDQAKGRAKGTMSGAQERAEDMKDSLRPDDER
- the pgsA gene encoding CDP-diacylglycerol--glycerol-3-phosphate 3-phosphatidyltransferase — translated: MTGVPASAAGGSGAKPVRGGKLGTAAVNQASLWNIANLLTMLRLVLVPGFVLLLLHNGGYDPVWRSFAWAAFAVAMITDLFDGHLARTYNLVTDFGKIADPIADKAIMGAALICLSYLGDLPWWVTGVILFREIGITLMRFWVIRHAVIPASRGGKMKTLAQGTAVGMYVLALTGPLATLRFWVMAVAVVLTVVTGLDYVRQAVVLRRKGLAAERAAAAAAAGGPGPVPGATGSRDSAEAER
- a CDS encoding DNA-formamidopyrimidine glycosylase family protein, which produces MPEGDTVLQTAKRLHTALAGQVLTRSDLRVPRFATTDLTGRTVLDVISRGKHLLTRIEGGLTLHSHLRMDGAWRVYATGERWRGGPAHQIRAVLANAEHTAVGYRLPVLELLRTRDEEKAVGHLGPDLLGPDWDPDTALHNLLAAPDRPLGEALLDQRNLAGIGNIYKAELCFLARATPWLPVGDLAAPTAARLVTTAKQLLEANRDRPMRTTTSTAPRGYGPKERLWVYGRADRPCLRCGTPIRSADQDTRPTYWCPRCQSGPHTS
- the rimO gene encoding 30S ribosomal protein S12 methylthiotransferase RimO, which gives rise to MPERRTVALVTLGCARNEVDSEELAGRLAADGWELVQDASDADVAVVNTCGFVEAAKKDSVDALLEANDLKDHGRTQAVVAVGCMAERYGKDLAEALPEADGVLGFDDYADISDRLQTILNGGIHASHTPRDRRKLLPISPAERQDAVVSLPGHAQEAEPAPAPEDLPDGVAPVSGPRAPLRRRLGTSPVASVKLASGCDRRCSFCAIPSFRGSFISRRPSDVLQETRWLAEQGVKEVMLVSENNTSYGKDLGDIRLLETLLPELADVEGIERIRVSYLQPAEMRPGLIDVLTSTPKVAPYFDLSFQHSAPGVLRAMRRFGDTDRFLELLDTIRSKAPQAGARSNFIVGFPGETEADLAELERFLTGARLDAIGVFGYSDEEGTEAVGYENKLDADVIAERLAHISQLAEELTSQRAEERLGESLQVLVESVDDEDGAVGRAAHQAPETDGQVLFTTREGLVPGLMVEAKVVGTEGVDLVAECAELVEAAR
- a CDS encoding DEAD/DEAH box helicase; translation: MVGSALDSFSPATRGWFAGAFSAPTAAQEGAWRAIGEGSDVLVVAPTGSGKTLAAFLAALDTLASVPPPAEAKKRCRVLYVSPLKALAVDVERNLRSPLTGIRQESVRLGLPEPEVRVGIRSGDTPPAERRSMATRPPDILITTPESLFLMLTSSAREALSGVETVILDEVHAVAGTKRGAHLAVSLERLDELLPCPARRIGLSATVRPVDEVARFLSPRRKVEIVQPPSTKRFDLSVVVPVEDLGELGGSPATDTDQAGQADKPSIWPHVEERIVDLVQQHRSTIVFANSRRLAERLCNRLNEIAYERLTGETIAESHSPAEIMAESGTAKGAPALLARAHHGSVSKEQRAQVEEDLKAGRLPAVVATSSLELGIDMGAVDLVIQVESPPSVASGLQRVGRAGHQVGAVSTGVVFPKYRGDLVQAAVVTERMREGSIEALRVPSNPLDVLAQQLVAMVALDSWQVDDLLAVFRRAAPFASLPESAFTAVLDMLAGRYPSDAFAELRPRVVWDRVAGTVTGRPGAQRLAVTSGGTIPDRGLFGVFLAGADPKKGGGRVGELDEEMVYESRVGDVFTLGTTSWRIEDITRDRVLVSPAPGVPGRLPFWKGDQLGRPLELGRALGAFLREIGGLSPEEARERLLAAGLDTWAADNTLSYIDEQRRACGHVPDDRTILVERFRDELGDWRVVVHSPFGAQVHAPWALALSARLSERYGMDAQVMHADDGIVLRLPDADLMGLDLLDFDPAQDLTQTPAQDPAPLPGPSYDSEQPPIGAADVTFDQGEIGQIVTDQVGGSALFASRFRECAARALLLPRRSPGKRTPLWQQRQRAAQLLQVASEFGSFPIVLEAVRECLQDVFDVPGLTEVMGDLEARRVRLVEVTTPEPSPFARSLLFGYVAQFLYEGDSPLAERRAAALSLDSHLLAELLGQAELRELLDADVLTELEQELQWLTEDRRIKDVEGVADLLRVLGPLTDEELAERGARPSWAPELSAARRAIRVRIGGADHWAAIEDAGRLRDALGTALPVGVPEAFTEPVKDPLGDLLGRYARTHGPFTSTEAATRFGLGTAVTDGALQRLSASGRTVQGEFHPAGIGQEWCDATVLRRLRRRSLAALRHELEPVPPAALAGFLPQWQHLGSNSLRGIDGLARAIEQLQGAPVPASALEKLILPGRVTGYTPALLDELTTTGEVVWAGAGALPGKDGWLSLYLADSAPLLLPPPHPLELSALHESVLTTLSGGYGLFFRQIADQVRATTHPDCTDPQLADAVWELAWSGRLTNDTLAPLRSLLGSGRTAGSTAHRARRSVPRGRYGSLTAAARPASRTGPPTVSGRWSLLPATEPDPTHRAHALARTLLDRHGVVTRGAVQAEGVEGGFSATYRILSAFEDNGQARRGYVVEGLGAAQFAMDGAVDRLRATSTARDRAEPGAAPRALVLAAADPANAYGAALPWPEPPDGAGHKPGRKAGALVVLVDGELAMYMERGGKTLLAWPTDPDDPALLAAAGALAAAARAGALGTVTVERTNGAPSLTSPLGRTLEAAGFLATPRGLRLRA